Proteins encoded within one genomic window of Mycolicibacterium aubagnense:
- a CDS encoding SDR family NAD(P)-dependent oxidoreductase, with amino-acid sequence MDGLAYAVGVDINGASAVVTGGASGIGAAVARQLAAKGARVVIADLQAEKGEALAKEIGGVFVTVDVTNTEQIIDAVKTAADLGPLRALVNSAGVGWAQRTIGKDGEFESAHNLDLYKKVLDINLVGTFDCIRIAATQMSKNDFTEAGERGAIVNMTSVAAFDGQIGQAAYSSSKGGVVGLTLPVARDLSAVGIRVNTVAPGLIDTPIYGEGEASEAFKAKLGESVLFPHRLGKPEELASMVIELITNSYMNAEVVRVDGGIRMPPK; translated from the coding sequence ATGGATGGCCTCGCATACGCTGTCGGCGTGGATATCAATGGAGCTAGCGCGGTCGTCACCGGCGGCGCGTCAGGAATCGGTGCGGCTGTTGCCCGTCAGTTGGCCGCCAAGGGTGCCCGGGTCGTCATTGCCGACCTCCAGGCCGAGAAGGGCGAGGCGCTCGCCAAGGAGATCGGCGGCGTGTTCGTCACCGTCGACGTCACCAACACCGAGCAGATCATCGACGCGGTCAAGACCGCCGCTGACCTCGGCCCGCTGCGCGCCCTGGTGAACTCGGCCGGTGTCGGCTGGGCCCAGCGCACCATCGGCAAGGACGGCGAGTTCGAGTCGGCGCACAACCTGGACCTGTACAAGAAGGTCCTCGACATCAACCTGGTGGGCACCTTCGACTGCATCCGCATCGCCGCCACCCAGATGAGCAAGAACGACTTCACCGAGGCCGGTGAGCGTGGCGCCATCGTCAACATGACCAGCGTCGCGGCATTCGACGGCCAGATCGGCCAGGCGGCGTACTCGTCGTCCAAGGGTGGTGTCGTGGGCCTGACCCTGCCGGTCGCGCGCGACCTGTCGGCAGTCGGCATCCGCGTGAACACCGTGGCCCCCGGCCTGATCGACACCCCGATCTACGGCGAGGGCGAAGCCTCGGAGGCCTTCAAGGCCAAGCTCGGCGAGTCGGTGCTGTTCCCGCACCGCCTGGGCAAGCCCGAGGAGCTGGCCTCCATGGTCATCGAGCTGATCACCAACTCGTACATGAACGCGGAGGTCGTCCGCGTCGACGGCGGCATCCGGATGCCACCGAAGTAG
- a CDS encoding DUF4349 domain-containing protein, whose protein sequence is MACTRFRPVVVLALLIASVWLVAGCSGGDSTRHAGSAPAAPLKGGADFNGNAPEAPPPPVEPARDVVKTASLILVAADPAAAADKATAIVDKAGGRVDERSDDAGSTSGRASVHLMLRVPANGLDAALASLKGLGTVQTLEVKTDDVTTRRVDLDARITALKTSVDRLLAIMRDAKDPDALIKAEDALSSRQAELQSLQAQRDTLRDQITYSSVDVQITAERTGGPAPERYHGFLGQVERGWDALWAFGSHLVLAFGFLLPWLLPLAVLGGALYVFVKWTGARHKRSGSAEPAPPVSPPQE, encoded by the coding sequence ATGGCGTGCACGCGGTTCCGGCCGGTCGTAGTTCTCGCTCTGTTGATCGCCTCGGTGTGGTTGGTAGCCGGTTGTAGCGGCGGCGACTCGACGCGGCACGCCGGATCCGCTCCGGCGGCACCGCTGAAGGGCGGGGCCGACTTCAACGGCAATGCCCCCGAAGCGCCACCACCACCTGTCGAACCGGCGCGCGACGTTGTCAAGACCGCGTCGCTGATTCTCGTCGCCGCTGACCCGGCGGCTGCCGCGGACAAGGCCACCGCGATCGTCGACAAAGCGGGTGGGCGCGTCGACGAACGTTCCGACGACGCCGGGTCCACCTCCGGCCGGGCGAGCGTCCACCTGATGCTGAGGGTTCCGGCCAACGGGCTGGACGCCGCGCTGGCCTCGCTCAAGGGCCTCGGCACCGTCCAGACCCTCGAGGTGAAGACGGACGACGTCACCACGCGGCGCGTCGACCTCGATGCCCGGATCACCGCGCTGAAGACCTCGGTGGACCGACTGCTCGCGATCATGCGTGACGCCAAGGATCCCGACGCGCTGATCAAGGCCGAGGACGCGCTGTCATCGCGGCAGGCCGAGCTGCAAAGCCTGCAGGCCCAGCGCGACACCCTCCGCGACCAGATCACCTACAGCTCCGTCGACGTGCAGATCACCGCCGAGCGCACCGGCGGACCCGCCCCGGAGCGCTATCACGGATTCCTCGGTCAGGTCGAGCGAGGCTGGGATGCGTTGTGGGCCTTCGGTTCTCACCTCGTCCTGGCGTTCGGTTTCCTGCTGCCGTGGCTGCTGCCACTCGCGGTTCTAGGTGGGGCGCTCTACGTATTCGTGAAGTGGACCGGCGCCCGTCACAAGCGCAGCGGATCGGCTGAGCCTGCACCACCTGTCAGTCCGCCGCAGGAGTAA
- a CDS encoding COG4705 family protein yields MTASKVPEVTVWFWLIKVLCTTVGESFADWVNVGLGVGLELTAVIFTVVLAVVLSLQLRLPRYVPVVYWLAVVVLSVAGTLYTDILTDTFAVPLGLSTGVFAATLAVVFWVWFSRERTLSIHSITTRPRELFYWLAVLVTFALGTAAGDWTLALTGWGPGISVLLPVTVIGAVIIGWRLGVNPVLSFWLAYILTRPLGANLGDWFAARQADHGIGLGYGMTSVIFLAAITIAVIYLSITRIDVIESTEQQPQLRPARRVGPVATVGYYAVVILAAGALLQWASMQPHGSAAGGSEEEPAPAAAAAPLAPGRVSAFPAADIAGFRRITQDTLAKVNAGDQSGARTRITDLETSWDQAQDRLQGTDRDAWSTLDHQIDAVLTSIRSAKPNVDTEKQSLTTLLASLR; encoded by the coding sequence GTGACCGCAAGCAAAGTCCCCGAAGTCACCGTCTGGTTCTGGCTGATCAAGGTCCTGTGCACGACCGTCGGTGAGAGTTTTGCTGATTGGGTCAACGTCGGTCTAGGCGTCGGCCTGGAGCTGACTGCGGTGATCTTTACCGTCGTGCTCGCCGTGGTGCTGAGCCTGCAGCTGCGGCTACCGCGTTACGTCCCAGTGGTGTACTGGCTGGCCGTCGTGGTGTTGAGCGTTGCCGGCACGCTGTACACCGACATCCTGACCGACACCTTCGCTGTGCCGTTGGGACTGAGCACGGGTGTCTTCGCGGCCACCCTGGCTGTGGTGTTCTGGGTGTGGTTCTCGAGGGAGCGGACGCTGTCGATCCACAGCATCACTACCCGACCCCGTGAATTGTTCTACTGGCTGGCCGTACTGGTTACCTTCGCTCTGGGGACCGCGGCCGGCGACTGGACCTTGGCGCTGACCGGTTGGGGCCCAGGCATTTCGGTGCTGCTCCCGGTCACCGTCATCGGTGCGGTGATCATTGGCTGGCGTCTCGGGGTGAACCCCGTGCTCTCGTTCTGGCTCGCCTACATCCTGACTCGCCCGCTCGGTGCCAATCTCGGAGACTGGTTCGCCGCACGGCAGGCCGATCACGGGATCGGCCTGGGTTACGGCATGACCAGTGTGATCTTCCTGGCCGCGATCACCATTGCGGTGATCTACCTCAGCATCACCCGCATCGATGTCATCGAGAGTACAGAACAGCAACCGCAACTCCGCCCGGCACGGCGAGTTGGGCCTGTCGCGACAGTCGGCTACTACGCCGTCGTCATCCTCGCCGCCGGAGCGCTTCTGCAATGGGCCTCGATGCAACCACACGGCTCCGCCGCCGGCGGCAGCGAGGAAGAGCCTGCTCCGGCCGCGGCTGCCGCACCGCTGGCTCCCGGCCGAGTCAGTGCGTTCCCGGCCGCAGACATCGCCGGCTTTCGTCGCATCACCCAAGACACCCTGGCAAAGGTAAACGCAGGTGACCAGTCCGGTGCCCGAACGCGGATCACGGACCTGGAGACATCGTGGGATCAAGCTCAGGACCGGCTGCAAGGGACCGACCGCGATGCCTGGTCGACCCTCGACCACCAGATCGACGCGGTGCTCACGTCCATCCGGTCGGCCAAACCGAACGTCGATACCGAAAAACAGTCCCTGACAACGTTATTGGCCAGCTTGCGCTGA
- a CDS encoding phosphatase PAP2 family protein: MDLDTRIFYYVNDFARDTPWLHTVVSTYANDGVVLFAMFLLAGWWIARRANDDAAMAAAVWAPIGVLAAVAINQPIADTIDASRPCNALPHIVVLHCNTDGGFPSDHAMMAGAVTAGVWLVNRRLGIITAVATLVMAFTRVYVAAHYPQDVVAGLAVGAAISLVGYRLVRPLLRRLIKAIADSPLRTLTTSSTPAAFGTPRRWKRRRFRSSASSQRPTASLMAYPTAARPRSAANPDERC, translated from the coding sequence ATGGACCTCGACACCCGAATCTTCTACTACGTCAATGATTTTGCCCGCGATACACCGTGGCTGCATACCGTCGTCTCCACCTATGCCAACGACGGTGTCGTATTGTTTGCGATGTTTCTGCTGGCGGGCTGGTGGATAGCGCGCAGAGCCAATGACGATGCCGCAATGGCGGCGGCGGTATGGGCACCGATCGGTGTGTTGGCCGCTGTGGCGATCAATCAGCCGATCGCGGATACCATCGACGCCAGTCGCCCGTGTAATGCGTTGCCCCACATTGTGGTTCTGCATTGCAATACCGATGGCGGGTTCCCCAGCGACCACGCCATGATGGCCGGGGCGGTGACCGCGGGAGTGTGGCTTGTCAATCGGCGCCTGGGCATCATCACCGCTGTTGCCACCCTAGTTATGGCCTTCACCCGCGTATATGTCGCCGCCCACTATCCCCAGGACGTGGTAGCGGGCCTGGCCGTGGGTGCTGCCATCAGCCTTGTCGGCTACCGGTTGGTGCGACCCCTGCTGCGACGGTTGATCAAAGCGATCGCAGACTCCCCGCTACGCACCCTCACGACCTCGTCGACGCCCGCCGCGTTCGGCACGCCGCGGCGCTGGAAGCGTCGCCGCTTTCGAAGTTCAGCGTCCTCACAGCGACCTACTGCCAGCCTGATGGCATACCCGACGGCCGCTCGTCCCAGATCGGCTGCGAATCCTGATGAAAGGTGTTGA
- a CDS encoding response regulator transcription factor produces MRVLLVEDEPSLAETIAAGLRAEGFVVVTAGDGVEGLWQASHEQFDVIVLDIMLPGLNGYEVLRKMRAAHTWTPVLMLTAKDGDYDQTDAFDLGADDYLTKPFSFIVLTARLRALIRRGAPQRPVVLTAGDLSLDPGRRVVHRAGQPVTLTPREFALLAYLLRHKDTVLAKTDILRNVWDSHYDGPDNVVEVYVGYLRRKIGADMITTLRGAGYRLESGEFDSGN; encoded by the coding sequence GTGAGAGTGCTGCTGGTCGAAGACGAGCCGAGCCTGGCCGAAACGATCGCCGCTGGGCTACGCGCCGAAGGGTTCGTCGTGGTTACCGCCGGCGACGGCGTCGAAGGGCTCTGGCAGGCGTCCCACGAGCAGTTCGACGTGATCGTGCTCGACATCATGCTGCCGGGTCTCAATGGCTATGAGGTGCTGCGCAAGATGCGGGCCGCGCACACGTGGACGCCGGTGTTGATGCTGACCGCGAAAGACGGCGACTACGACCAGACCGACGCCTTCGACCTGGGTGCCGACGACTATCTGACCAAGCCGTTCTCGTTCATCGTGCTGACCGCCCGCTTACGCGCCCTGATCCGACGGGGCGCCCCACAGCGCCCCGTCGTGCTCACTGCCGGCGACCTTTCCCTGGATCCTGGTCGACGTGTCGTGCACCGGGCCGGTCAGCCGGTGACGCTCACGCCTCGAGAATTCGCTTTGCTGGCATACCTGTTGCGCCACAAGGACACGGTCCTCGCCAAAACCGACATCCTGCGCAACGTGTGGGACAGCCATTACGACGGTCCCGACAACGTGGTCGAAGTGTATGTCGGTTATCTGCGCCGCAAGATCGGTGCGGACATGATCACGACTCTGCGCGGGGCCGGTTACCGGCTGGAATCCGGCGAGTTCGATAGCGGCAACTGA
- a CDS encoding sensor histidine kinase, which produces MVRVRAALTATLRRWRGHLGGIAVRSALVAAVVVLTGLLIVGSAATMLLYRMMCADIDNAAVARAQAVAEELRKESPDDVESMLMDTDQRIVAVQILDATGKVVHRSDGGPHTALIPLPDKGSRVGVLATNDDDIRVSTTTATSRKGQEYTVLVGGGVEPIEVMMSTIAQMLAITAPIVALVAAVVTYLLVRRSLRSVEAIRSRVSEISASDLGERVPIGSRSDEISALAVTMNDMLARIEAGHAAQRRFVGDASHELRSPLATVVSALEIGATHPDVLDRTLLTTALLPEARRMQTLVDNLLLLARADEHGLPLRRTEVDLDDLASAEVDRLKRETALHITSTLSPVKAGVDPDGLVRVLRNLTDNAARHATSEVRIVVRAEGHSAYLQVIDDGPGIPAAAREKVFERFVRLDSDRSRRGGGTGLGLAIVAEIVAAHDGTVSIGEGQAGVGTVVTVQLPLSNSPDSSR; this is translated from the coding sequence TTGGTGCGCGTGCGCGCGGCACTGACCGCAACCCTGCGCCGGTGGCGAGGCCACCTGGGTGGGATCGCGGTTCGTTCAGCGCTGGTAGCCGCGGTGGTGGTCCTGACCGGACTGCTGATCGTGGGGTCTGCCGCCACCATGTTGCTCTATCGAATGATGTGCGCCGATATCGACAACGCCGCGGTGGCGCGCGCCCAAGCGGTGGCCGAGGAACTGCGCAAGGAATCCCCTGACGACGTGGAGTCGATGCTGATGGACACCGATCAGCGGATCGTGGCCGTCCAGATCCTCGACGCCACCGGCAAGGTGGTGCACCGCTCCGACGGAGGCCCCCACACGGCGTTGATCCCTTTGCCGGACAAGGGTTCTCGGGTAGGTGTCCTGGCGACCAACGATGACGACATCCGGGTCAGCACTACCACCGCCACCTCCCGGAAGGGCCAGGAGTACACCGTGCTGGTGGGCGGGGGCGTCGAGCCGATCGAGGTGATGATGTCCACGATCGCACAGATGCTGGCGATCACCGCCCCGATCGTGGCCCTGGTCGCCGCAGTCGTCACCTACCTGCTTGTTCGTCGGTCGTTGCGGTCGGTGGAGGCGATCCGGTCGCGGGTCTCGGAGATCAGTGCCTCCGACCTTGGTGAGCGCGTCCCGATCGGCAGCAGATCGGATGAGATTTCGGCGCTCGCGGTAACCATGAACGACATGCTGGCTCGCATCGAGGCCGGCCATGCGGCCCAACGCCGGTTCGTCGGGGACGCGTCCCACGAATTGCGCAGCCCGTTGGCAACGGTGGTGTCCGCCTTGGAGATTGGCGCCACCCACCCCGACGTCTTGGACAGAACGCTACTCACCACCGCGCTGCTGCCAGAAGCACGCCGAATGCAGACGTTGGTGGACAACCTGCTGCTGCTGGCACGCGCCGACGAGCACGGACTGCCGTTGCGACGCACTGAGGTCGATCTCGATGATCTGGCCAGCGCAGAGGTCGACCGGCTCAAACGAGAAACCGCGTTGCACATCACTTCGACGCTGTCGCCGGTCAAGGCCGGCGTCGATCCCGATGGTCTCGTGCGGGTGCTGCGCAACCTCACCGACAACGCCGCCCGTCACGCCACCAGCGAGGTGCGCATCGTCGTCCGGGCTGAGGGCCACAGCGCTTACCTACAGGTGATCGACGATGGGCCAGGTATACCGGCGGCAGCACGCGAGAAGGTTTTCGAACGGTTCGTCCGGTTGGATTCCGACCGCTCCCGCCGCGGCGGCGGCACGGGCCTGGGATTGGCGATCGTCGCCGAAATCGTGGCTGCGCACGATGGCACGGTCAGTATCGGTGAGGGCCAAGCCGGTGTGGGAACTGTGGTGACGGTTCAGTTGCCGCTATCGAACTCGCCGGATTCCAGCCGGTAA
- a CDS encoding histidine kinase, producing MSGNEEVFLDDVLVKHTERLRWNTTLSIRTELRPTYVVGDAAALNQAVAILVDHSLNRAVSAIDLAVYRHDAQAIITVGDDGLAGCGGELDLVRRIVTAHGGTLAVTERTPCGKTVSVRLPSTRVRPSNPIGRMGFSGNL from the coding sequence GTGAGCGGTAACGAAGAGGTATTCCTCGATGATGTGCTGGTCAAGCACACCGAGCGGCTCAGATGGAACACGACGCTGTCAATCCGCACCGAGTTGCGTCCGACCTATGTTGTGGGTGACGCCGCGGCGTTGAATCAGGCGGTCGCGATTCTGGTTGACCACTCGTTGAACAGAGCGGTATCGGCGATTGATCTGGCGGTGTACCGCCACGATGCCCAGGCGATCATCACTGTTGGCGACGACGGACTCGCGGGTTGCGGCGGTGAGCTGGATCTGGTTCGGCGAATCGTCACCGCGCACGGGGGCACACTCGCGGTCACAGAACGCACTCCGTGCGGAAAGACAGTCAGCGTACGGTTGCCGTCCACGCGGGTCCGCCCATCGAATCCAATAGGGCGTATGGGGTTTTCGGGCAACCTTTGA